From the genome of Streptomyces sp. NBC_00659, one region includes:
- a CDS encoding TetR/AcrR family transcriptional regulator — protein MAPKSPQKARILHAAAELFAEHGYHGTGMAQLEAAVGLQRGALYHHIGNKEALLFEISASQLRVMVEIALDIEKRVEDPEERFRELARTLMENIADHVLEWTVHYRDFTALTGPLMESVLDLRKQYEQVWQRTLNAGIDAGDFKAMPESVALKGILGMFNYSYVWLKKDAGLPPREIADLFCDTFLSGILRSAPPAG, from the coding sequence ATGGCCCCCAAGTCACCTCAGAAAGCTCGGATCCTGCATGCCGCGGCGGAGCTGTTCGCCGAACACGGCTACCACGGCACCGGGATGGCCCAACTCGAGGCGGCGGTCGGGCTCCAGAGAGGCGCGCTGTACCACCACATCGGGAACAAGGAAGCCCTGCTCTTCGAGATCAGCGCCTCCCAGCTGCGTGTCATGGTCGAGATCGCGCTCGACATCGAGAAGCGCGTCGAGGACCCCGAGGAGCGCTTCAGGGAACTGGCCCGGACGCTGATGGAGAACATCGCCGACCACGTCCTCGAATGGACCGTGCACTACCGGGACTTCACCGCGCTCACGGGCCCGCTCATGGAGTCGGTGCTCGATCTGCGCAAGCAGTACGAGCAGGTGTGGCAGCGCACGCTCAACGCGGGCATCGACGCGGGGGACTTCAAGGCGATGCCCGAGTCCGTCGCGCTGAAGGGAATCCTCGGAATGTTCAACTACTCGTACGTGTGGCTGAAGAAGGACGCCGGACTCCCGCCGCGCGAGATCGCGGACCTCTTCTGCGACACATTCCTGTCCGGCATCCTGCGCTCCGCGCCGCCGGCCGGCTGA
- a CDS encoding crotonase/enoyl-CoA hydratase family protein produces the protein MSDEVLVERRDGVQIITINRPQAKNALNLAVARAVADAVDELDASDDLRVGVLTGAGGTFSAGMDLKAFLRGESPAIEGRGLAGITVTPPKKPLIGAVEGWALAGGFELVLACDLVVAGDTARFGVPEVTRSLVAAVGGALLLPRRIPYAIAMEMLLTGDPITAQRGAEIGLVNRLVPEGKALEGALELAARVAAAGPLAVAATKRIARSSADWTLAEGWEEQERIIAPVFVSEDAREGATAFAEKRSPVWSGR, from the coding sequence ATGTCGGACGAAGTCCTGGTCGAACGCCGTGACGGCGTGCAGATCATCACCATCAACCGGCCGCAGGCGAAGAACGCCCTGAACCTGGCCGTCGCCCGTGCCGTCGCGGACGCCGTCGACGAGCTGGACGCCTCCGACGACCTCCGGGTCGGCGTCCTGACCGGAGCCGGCGGGACGTTCTCGGCCGGGATGGACCTCAAGGCCTTCCTCAGGGGCGAGAGCCCGGCGATCGAGGGCCGGGGGCTGGCCGGCATCACCGTCACCCCGCCGAAGAAGCCGCTCATCGGCGCCGTCGAGGGCTGGGCGCTGGCCGGAGGGTTCGAGCTCGTGCTGGCCTGCGACCTGGTGGTCGCCGGCGACACGGCCAGGTTCGGCGTCCCGGAGGTGACCCGCTCCCTGGTGGCGGCCGTCGGCGGCGCACTGCTGCTGCCGCGCCGTATCCCGTACGCGATCGCCATGGAGATGCTGCTCACCGGCGATCCGATCACCGCGCAGCGTGGCGCGGAGATCGGCCTCGTCAACCGCCTGGTGCCCGAAGGCAAGGCGCTGGAGGGCGCGCTGGAGCTGGCCGCGCGGGTGGCGGCGGCCGGACCCCTGGCCGTCGCGGCCACGAAGCGGATCGCCCGCTCCAGCGCGGACTGGACGCTCGCCGAGGGCTGGGAGGAGCAGGAGCGGATCATCGCGCCGGTGTTCGTCTCCGAGGACGCGCGCGAGGGCGCCACCGCGTTCGCGGAGAAGCGCAGTCCAGTGTGGAGCGGCCGTTGA